From the Oleiharenicola lentus genome, one window contains:
- a CDS encoding purine nucleoside permease: protein MVLSPLFVRPAVVLALGFLACVARAEIIRPKVVVVAMFEIGADTGDRPGEFQLWVEREKLDRTLPFPAGYRDLRTNADGSVLALVTGVGNTNAAAGIMALGLDPRFDLTKSYWLVAGIAGIDPADGPVGSAVWTDFVVEGDLGHEIDAREIPAAWKTGYIPLRKKTPYAQPLQPAAERVDHAYALNPGLMRWAYELTKDTPLADTDDIRGFRARYPNFPKAQQPPQILIGSNLASSTYWHGKLLNEWANDWVAYYTEGRGNYVTTAMEDTGTLRALTNLTRAGRADVKRALVLRTASNHDMQPPGLTAAQSLAGEGIGHYSAYMPSLEAAHAVGSRVVHALVTGWDRFEKDIPTHP from the coding sequence ATGGTTTTATCTCCGCTGTTCGTCCGCCCAGCCGTGGTGCTGGCCCTCGGGTTCCTCGCCTGCGTTGCTCGCGCCGAAATCATCCGGCCCAAGGTCGTCGTCGTCGCCATGTTTGAAATCGGCGCCGACACCGGCGACCGGCCGGGCGAATTCCAGCTCTGGGTCGAACGCGAGAAACTCGACCGCACGCTCCCCTTCCCCGCCGGCTACCGCGACCTGCGGACCAACGCCGACGGCTCCGTCCTCGCCCTCGTCACCGGCGTGGGCAACACCAACGCCGCCGCCGGCATCATGGCCCTCGGCCTCGACCCGCGCTTCGACCTGACGAAAAGCTACTGGCTGGTCGCCGGCATTGCCGGCATCGACCCGGCCGACGGCCCGGTGGGCTCCGCCGTCTGGACCGACTTCGTCGTCGAGGGCGACCTCGGCCACGAGATCGACGCCCGCGAAATCCCCGCCGCCTGGAAGACCGGTTACATTCCCCTCCGCAAGAAAACGCCCTACGCCCAGCCCCTCCAGCCCGCCGCCGAGCGCGTGGACCACGCCTACGCGCTCAACCCGGGCCTCATGCGCTGGGCCTACGAGCTGACCAAGGACACCCCGCTCGCCGACACCGACGACATCCGCGGCTTCCGCGCCCGCTACCCCAACTTCCCCAAGGCCCAGCAGCCGCCGCAAATTCTCATCGGCTCCAACCTCGCCTCCAGCACCTACTGGCACGGCAAACTCCTCAACGAGTGGGCCAACGACTGGGTGGCCTACTACACCGAGGGCCGCGGCAACTACGTGACCACCGCCATGGAGGATACCGGCACGCTGCGTGCCCTGACCAACCTTACCCGCGCCGGCCGCGCCGACGTGAAGCGCGCGCTCGTCCTCCGCACCGCCAGCAACCACGACATGCAGCCGCCCGGCCTCACCGCCGCGCAGAGCCTCGCCGGCGAGGGCATCGGCCACTACTCGGCCTATATGCCTTCGCTCGAGGCCGCCCACGCCGTGGGCTCGCGCGTGGTCCACGCCCTTGTCACCGGCTGGGACCGTTTCGAAAAGGATATCCCCACCCACCCCTGA